In Herbinix luporum, a single window of DNA contains:
- the rplU gene encoding 50S ribosomal protein L21 codes for MYAIIATGGKQYKVAEGDIIKVEKLGLEAGQEVTFDQVLAVNNGKMIVGNPTVANANVTATVVEEGKNRKVVVYRYKAKKGYNKKKGHRQPYTKVKIEKINA; via the coding sequence ATGTACGCAATTATTGCAACTGGTGGAAAACAGTACAAGGTAGCGGAAGGCGATATCATTAAAGTTGAGAAGCTTGGCCTAGAAGCTGGCCAAGAAGTTACTTTTGACCAAGTACTAGCTGTAAATAACGGTAAAATGATTGTTGGAAATCCTACAGTAGCAAATGCTAATGTTACAGCAACTGTTGTTGAAGAAGGTAAAAACAGAAAAGTTGTTGTATACAGATACAAAGCTAAAAAAGGATATAACAAGAAAAAAGGTCATAGACAGCCATATACCAAAGTTAAGATTGAAAAGATCAATGCATAG
- a CDS encoding ribonuclease E/G, giving the protein MSHKIIITRQDHTIISALFEGKDMVQVSLNPDNEENILGNIYLGKVKNIVKNINAAFVEIEEGRMCYFSMKENPYPILANQACDDKEASLKETQIKIGDELIVQVTKEDVKTKAPVVSSNINLTGKYVALTYGKTSIGVSKKIEDQAERQRLRSLVKPYVSKEFGFIVRTNSAYMSDQLIINEINNLIETFKNIRRYGVHKSRFSLLYSTPPAYICDIRDGYADRVDEFVTDDARLYENIKEYLTQHQPEDMAKLRLYQDDNISLWTLYGIKEKLKEALKPKVWLKSGGSLIIQPTEALTAIDVNTGKAVAGKKKVQETFLKINLEAAKEIAKQIRLRNLSGIIIIDFIDMELEKDKELLMRELEEYLKKDPIKTTLVDMTALGLVEVTRMKLRKPLHEQLPFIDTILQQ; this is encoded by the coding sequence ATGAGTCATAAGATTATTATTACAAGGCAAGATCATACTATAATCTCTGCATTATTTGAAGGGAAGGATATGGTGCAAGTATCCCTAAATCCTGATAATGAGGAGAATATTCTAGGCAATATTTATCTTGGTAAAGTAAAAAATATTGTTAAAAACATAAATGCTGCCTTTGTTGAAATTGAAGAGGGCAGGATGTGTTACTTTTCAATGAAGGAAAATCCCTATCCCATCCTTGCCAATCAGGCCTGTGATGATAAGGAAGCTTCCCTTAAGGAAACTCAGATTAAGATAGGTGATGAGCTGATTGTTCAGGTTACCAAGGAAGATGTTAAGACCAAGGCACCTGTAGTCAGCTCCAATATCAACCTGACCGGAAAATATGTAGCTTTAACCTATGGAAAAACCTCTATTGGAGTATCCAAAAAGATTGAGGATCAAGCAGAGCGGCAGAGACTTCGATCATTGGTAAAACCCTATGTCAGTAAGGAATTTGGTTTTATAGTCAGAACTAATTCAGCTTATATGTCTGATCAATTGATAATTAATGAAATAAATAATCTTATAGAAACTTTTAAAAACATAAGAAGATACGGAGTTCATAAAAGCAGATTTTCATTATTATATAGTACACCACCGGCTTATATTTGTGATATTAGAGACGGATATGCAGATAGGGTTGATGAATTTGTAACCGATGATGCAAGGCTTTATGAAAATATTAAGGAGTATCTGACACAACATCAGCCGGAAGATATGGCAAAGTTAAGATTATATCAAGATGATAATATAAGCTTATGGACCCTCTATGGAATTAAGGAGAAGCTAAAGGAGGCACTTAAGCCCAAAGTTTGGTTAAAATCAGGGGGTTCTCTTATAATTCAGCCCACGGAAGCCTTAACGGCAATAGATGTCAATACAGGAAAGGCAGTGGCAGGAAAGAAAAAGGTTCAAGAAACCTTTTTAAAGATCAATTTAGAAGCAGCAAAAGAAATTGCAAAACAAATACGGTTACGGAATTTAAGCGGAATAATTATAATTGATTTTATCGATATGGAATTAGAAAAAGATAAAGAGTTACTAATGAGAGAACTAGAAGAATATCTAAAAAAAGATCCAATTAAAACAACCCTTGTGGATATGACAGCCTTAGGTTTAGTAGAGGTTACAAGAATGAAGCTAAGAAAACCTTTACACGAACAGCTTCCTTTTATCGATACTATACTTCAACAATGA
- a CDS encoding ribosomal-processing cysteine protease Prp yields the protein MIKVTIYKDKDNLITGFKVLGHAGYGQEGNDVVCAAVSALVINTINSIEYFTSDTFDYSEDEKSGLIEFHLTSPISKNGNLLLSSLAYGLHGIKKECKGKYISISERVSQKNK from the coding sequence ATGATTAAAGTAACCATTTATAAAGATAAAGATAATTTGATTACAGGTTTTAAGGTGCTAGGACATGCAGGTTATGGCCAAGAGGGCAATGATGTTGTATGTGCAGCAGTATCTGCCTTGGTAATCAATACAATAAATTCTATTGAATATTTTACTTCTGATACTTTTGATTATAGTGAAGATGAAAAAAGTGGTTTAATAGAATTTCACCTGACTAGCCCCATAAGTAAAAATGGAAATTTACTCCTTAGTTCACTGGCCTATGGACTTCATGGAATAAAAAAGGAATGTAAGGGTAAGTATATTTCAATATCCGAGAGGGTCAGTCAAAAGAATAAGTAA